The following coding sequences are from one Camarhynchus parvulus chromosome 1, STF_HiC, whole genome shotgun sequence window:
- the PCDH9 gene encoding protocadherin-9 isoform X5: MDLRDFYLLAALIACLRLDSAIAQELIYTIREELPENVPIGNIPKDLNISHINAATGTSASLVYRLVSKAGDAPLVKVSSNTGEIFTTSNRIDREKLCAGASYAEENECFFELEVVILPNDFFRLIKIKIIVKDTNDNAPMFPSPVINISIPENTLINSRFPIPSATDPDTGFNGVQHYELLNGQSVFGLDIVETPEGEKWPQLIVQQNLDREQKDTYVMKIKVEDGGTPQKSSTAILQVTVSDVNDNRPVFKESQVEVHIPENAPVGTSVIQLHATDADIGSNAEIRYIFGAQVAPATKRFFALNNTTGLITVQRSLDREETAIHKVTVLASDGSSTPARATVTINVTDVNDNPPNIDLRYIISPINGTVYLSEKDPINTKIALITVSDKDTDVNGKVICFIEREVPFHLKAVYDNQYLLETSSLLDYEGTKEFSFKIVASDSGKPSLNQTALVRVKLEDENDNPPIFSQPVIELSVSENNRRGLYLTTISATDEDSGKNADIVYQLGPNASFFDLDRKTGVLTASRVFDREEQERFIFTVTARDNGTPPLQSQAAVIVTVLDENDNSPKFTHNHFQFFVSENLPKYSTVGVITVTDADAGENKAVTLSILNDNENFVLDPYSGVIKSNVSFDREQQSSYTFDVKAVDGGQPPRSSTAKVTINVMDVNDNSPVVIYPPSNTSFKLVPLSAIPGSVVAEVFAVDIDTGMNAELKYTIVSGNNKGLFRIDPVTGNITLEEKPTPNDVGLHRLVVNISDLGYPKSLHTLVLVFLYVNDTAGNASYIYDLIRRTMETPLDRNIGDSSQPYQNEDYLTIMIAIVAGAMVVIVVIFVTVLVRCRHASRFKAAQRSKQGAEWMSPNQENKQNKKKKRKKRKSPKSSLLNFVTIEESKPDDAVHEPINGTISLPAELEEQSIGRFDWGTAPPSTFKPNSPDLAKHYKSASPQSAFHLKPDTPVSVKKHHVIQELPLDNTFVGGCDTLSKRSSTSSDHFSASECSSQGGFKTKGPLHTRQALNFGDMPKYLWEIWVPDKPWVSQRRVTFHLPDGSQESCSDSGLGDHEPVGGGTLISHPLPLVQPQDEFYDQASPDKRTEADGNSDPNSDD, from the coding sequence ATGGACCTGAGGGATTTTTACCTGTTGGCCGCTTTGATTGCCTGTTTAAGACTGGATTCTGCTATAGCTCAAGAACTTATTTACACTATTAGAGAGGAGCTGCCTGAAAATGTGCCCATAGGGAACATACCAAAGGACCTGAACATTTCTCATATCAATGCTGCCACAGGGACCAGTGCCAGCCTTGTCTACAGACTGGTGTCTAAAGCAGGGGACGCGCCTCTGGTCAAAGTGTCCAGTAACACGGGGGAAATCTTTACAACATCTAACAGAATAGACAGAGAAAAACTATGTGCTGGAGCTTCCTATGCAGAAGAAAACGAGTGTTTCTTTGAACTTGAAGTGGTGATTCTCCCCAATGACTTTTTTAGGctgatcaaaataaaaatcattgtAAAGGATACTAATGACAATGCACCTATGTTTCCATCCCCTGTCATCAATATCTCCATCCCAGAAAACACTCTGATCAACAGTCGCTTTCCAATCCCATCAGCAACAGATCCTGACACAGGTTTCAATGGTGTGCAGCACTATGAGTTGTTAAATGGGCAGAGTGTCTTTGGACTGGATATTGTAGAAACTCCAGAAGGGGAGAAATGGCCTCAGCTGATTGTGCAGCAGAACTTGGACAGAGAGCAAAAGGACACCTACGTGATGAAAATCAAAGTGGAGGATGGAGGTACCCCCCAGAAATCCAGCACAGCTATCCTGCAAGTCACAGTAAGTGATGTCAATGATAACAGGCCAGTCTTTAAAGAGAGTCAAGTAGAGGTCCATATACCAGAGAATGCCCCTGTAGGCACCTCTGTAATTCAGCTTCATGCTACAGATGCTGATATAGGAAGCAATGCAGAAATCAGATATATTTTTGGTGCCCAAGTCGCCCCTGCAACCAAaagattttttgctttaaacaaCACCACAGGGCTGATTACAGTTCAGAGGTCCTTAGATCGAGAAGAGACTGCTATTCACAAAGTGACAGTGCTGGCTAGTGATGGTAGCTCTACACCAGCCCGGGCAACTGTGACCATCAATGTCACTGATGTAAATGATAACCCTCCTAACATAGACCTCAGGTACATAATAAGTCCCATCAATGGCACAGTGTACTTATCTGAGAAAGATCCCATCAATACAAAGATTGCCCTAATTACGGTTTCAGATAAGGACACTGATGTGAATGGCAAAGTGATCTGTTTCATTGAGAGAGAGGTCCCCTTCCACTTGAAAGCAGTTTACGACAACCAGTATTTGTTAGAGACCTCTTCCTTGTTGGACTATGAGGGCACCAAAGAATTCAGCTTTAAAATTGTGGCTTCTGATTCTGGCAAGCCGAGCTTGAACCAGACTGCCCTGGTAAGAGTTAAGCTGGAGGATGAAAATGACAACCCTCCGATTTTCAGCCAGCCTGTAATTGAGCTGTCAGTTTCTGAAAACAACCGGCGTGGTCTATACTTAACAACTATTAGTGCCACAGATGAAGACAGTGGGAAAAATGCAGACATTGTTTATCAGCTTGGTCCTAATGCCTCCTTTTTCGATCTGGATCGAAAGACGGGAGTTTTGACAGCCTCCAGAGTTTTTgacagagaagagcaggaacGTTTCATATTCACTGTTACAGCCCGAGATAACGGCACCCCTCCTTTGCAGAGTCAGGCGGCTGTAATTGTTACTGTGTTGGACGAAAATGACAACAGTCCCAAATTTACTCATAATCATTTCCAGTTTTTCGTATCAGAGAACTTACCAAAGTATAGCACGGTGGGGGTGATCACAGTGACTGATGCAGATGctggggaaaataaagcagtgaCCCTTTCCATCCTGAATGACAATGAAAACTTTGTGCTGGATCCGTACTCTGGAGTTATAAAGTCCAACGTTTCTTTTGATCGAGAACAGCAGAGCTCTTACACCTTTGATGTTAAGGCAGTGGATGGAGGGCAACCTCCTCGCTCTTCTACAGCAAAAGTAACAATAAACGTGATGGATGTTAATGATAACAGTCCTGTTGTCATCTACCCACCTTCTAATACTTCTTTTAAGCTCGTGCCACTCTCAGCAATTCCAGGATCGGTGGTAGCCGAAGTCTTTGCTGTGGATATAGACACTGGCATGAACGCTGAGCTGAAGTACACAATTGTAAGCGGCAATAACAAGGGTTTGTTTCGGATTGATCCAGTGACAGGTAATATCACTCTGGAAGAAAAACCAACTCCTAATGACGTGGGCCTGCATCGCTTAGTTGTCAACATAAGTGATTTGGGttatcccaaatccctgcataCTCTTGTGCTTGTGTTTTTATATGTAAATGATACTGCTGGAAATGCCTCTTACATTTATGACTTGATACGCAGGACTATGGAAACACCTTTGGATCGGAACATAGGGGACAGTAGCCAACCCTACCAAAATGAGGACTATCTCACAATCATGATCGCTATCGTGGCAGGTGCCATGGTTGTCATAGTGGTGATATTTGTCACGGTTCTTGTTCGCTGTCGACATGCATCCAGATTCAaagctgcccagaggagcaAGCAAGGTGCTGAGTGGATGTCTCCCAAtcaggaaaacaagcaaaacaagaaaaagaaaaggaagaaaaggaaatctcCAAAGAGCTCTCTTTTGAACTTTGTGACTATTGAGGAGTCCAAACCTGATGATGCAGTTCATGAACCTATCAACGGGACAATAAgccttccagcagagctggaggagcaaaGTATAGGAAGATTTGATTGGGGCACAGCACCACCATCAACCTTTAAGCCTAACAGTCCTGATCTTGCCAAGCATTACAAATCTGCCTCTCCGCAGTCTGCTTTTCATCTCAAACCTGACACTCCAGTTTCAGTGAAAAAGCACCATGTGATTCAGGAACTCCCGTTGGACAACACCTTTGTTGGTGGTTGTGACACCCTTTCCAAACGCTCTTCCACTAGTTCAGATCACTTCAGTGCCTCAGAGTGCAGTTCCCAAGGAGGCTTCAAGACAAAGGGCCCCTTACACACCAGACAG
- the PCDH9 gene encoding protocadherin-9 isoform X7, producing MDLRDFYLLAALIACLRLDSAIAQELIYTIREELPENVPIGNIPKDLNISHINAATGTSASLVYRLVSKAGDAPLVKVSSNTGEIFTTSNRIDREKLCAGASYAEENECFFELEVVILPNDFFRLIKIKIIVKDTNDNAPMFPSPVINISIPENTLINSRFPIPSATDPDTGFNGVQHYELLNGQSVFGLDIVETPEGEKWPQLIVQQNLDREQKDTYVMKIKVEDGGTPQKSSTAILQVTVSDVNDNRPVFKESQVEVHIPENAPVGTSVIQLHATDADIGSNAEIRYIFGAQVAPATKRFFALNNTTGLITVQRSLDREETAIHKVTVLASDGSSTPARATVTINVTDVNDNPPNIDLRYIISPINGTVYLSEKDPINTKIALITVSDKDTDVNGKVICFIEREVPFHLKAVYDNQYLLETSSLLDYEGTKEFSFKIVASDSGKPSLNQTALVRVKLEDENDNPPIFSQPVIELSVSENNRRGLYLTTISATDEDSGKNADIVYQLGPNASFFDLDRKTGVLTASRVFDREEQERFIFTVTARDNGTPPLQSQAAVIVTVLDENDNSPKFTHNHFQFFVSENLPKYSTVGVITVTDADAGENKAVTLSILNDNENFVLDPYSGVIKSNVSFDREQQSSYTFDVKAVDGGQPPRSSTAKVTINVMDVNDNSPVVIYPPSNTSFKLVPLSAIPGSVVAEVFAVDIDTGMNAELKYTIVSGNNKGLFRIDPVTGNITLEEKPTPNDVGLHRLVVNISDLGYPKSLHTLVLVFLYVNDTAGNASYIYDLIRRTMETPLDRNIGDSSQPYQNEDYLTIMIAIVAGAMVVIVVIFVTVLVRCRHASRFKAAQRSKQGAEWMSPNQENKQNKKKKRKKRKSPKSSLLNFVTIEESKPDDAVHEPINGTISLPAELEEQSIGRFDWGTAPPSTFKPNSPDLAKHYKSASPQSAFHLKPDTPVSVKKHHVIQELPLDNTFVGGCDTLSKRSSTSSDHFSASECSSQGGFKTKGPLHTRQCSPSSP from the coding sequence ATGGACCTGAGGGATTTTTACCTGTTGGCCGCTTTGATTGCCTGTTTAAGACTGGATTCTGCTATAGCTCAAGAACTTATTTACACTATTAGAGAGGAGCTGCCTGAAAATGTGCCCATAGGGAACATACCAAAGGACCTGAACATTTCTCATATCAATGCTGCCACAGGGACCAGTGCCAGCCTTGTCTACAGACTGGTGTCTAAAGCAGGGGACGCGCCTCTGGTCAAAGTGTCCAGTAACACGGGGGAAATCTTTACAACATCTAACAGAATAGACAGAGAAAAACTATGTGCTGGAGCTTCCTATGCAGAAGAAAACGAGTGTTTCTTTGAACTTGAAGTGGTGATTCTCCCCAATGACTTTTTTAGGctgatcaaaataaaaatcattgtAAAGGATACTAATGACAATGCACCTATGTTTCCATCCCCTGTCATCAATATCTCCATCCCAGAAAACACTCTGATCAACAGTCGCTTTCCAATCCCATCAGCAACAGATCCTGACACAGGTTTCAATGGTGTGCAGCACTATGAGTTGTTAAATGGGCAGAGTGTCTTTGGACTGGATATTGTAGAAACTCCAGAAGGGGAGAAATGGCCTCAGCTGATTGTGCAGCAGAACTTGGACAGAGAGCAAAAGGACACCTACGTGATGAAAATCAAAGTGGAGGATGGAGGTACCCCCCAGAAATCCAGCACAGCTATCCTGCAAGTCACAGTAAGTGATGTCAATGATAACAGGCCAGTCTTTAAAGAGAGTCAAGTAGAGGTCCATATACCAGAGAATGCCCCTGTAGGCACCTCTGTAATTCAGCTTCATGCTACAGATGCTGATATAGGAAGCAATGCAGAAATCAGATATATTTTTGGTGCCCAAGTCGCCCCTGCAACCAAaagattttttgctttaaacaaCACCACAGGGCTGATTACAGTTCAGAGGTCCTTAGATCGAGAAGAGACTGCTATTCACAAAGTGACAGTGCTGGCTAGTGATGGTAGCTCTACACCAGCCCGGGCAACTGTGACCATCAATGTCACTGATGTAAATGATAACCCTCCTAACATAGACCTCAGGTACATAATAAGTCCCATCAATGGCACAGTGTACTTATCTGAGAAAGATCCCATCAATACAAAGATTGCCCTAATTACGGTTTCAGATAAGGACACTGATGTGAATGGCAAAGTGATCTGTTTCATTGAGAGAGAGGTCCCCTTCCACTTGAAAGCAGTTTACGACAACCAGTATTTGTTAGAGACCTCTTCCTTGTTGGACTATGAGGGCACCAAAGAATTCAGCTTTAAAATTGTGGCTTCTGATTCTGGCAAGCCGAGCTTGAACCAGACTGCCCTGGTAAGAGTTAAGCTGGAGGATGAAAATGACAACCCTCCGATTTTCAGCCAGCCTGTAATTGAGCTGTCAGTTTCTGAAAACAACCGGCGTGGTCTATACTTAACAACTATTAGTGCCACAGATGAAGACAGTGGGAAAAATGCAGACATTGTTTATCAGCTTGGTCCTAATGCCTCCTTTTTCGATCTGGATCGAAAGACGGGAGTTTTGACAGCCTCCAGAGTTTTTgacagagaagagcaggaacGTTTCATATTCACTGTTACAGCCCGAGATAACGGCACCCCTCCTTTGCAGAGTCAGGCGGCTGTAATTGTTACTGTGTTGGACGAAAATGACAACAGTCCCAAATTTACTCATAATCATTTCCAGTTTTTCGTATCAGAGAACTTACCAAAGTATAGCACGGTGGGGGTGATCACAGTGACTGATGCAGATGctggggaaaataaagcagtgaCCCTTTCCATCCTGAATGACAATGAAAACTTTGTGCTGGATCCGTACTCTGGAGTTATAAAGTCCAACGTTTCTTTTGATCGAGAACAGCAGAGCTCTTACACCTTTGATGTTAAGGCAGTGGATGGAGGGCAACCTCCTCGCTCTTCTACAGCAAAAGTAACAATAAACGTGATGGATGTTAATGATAACAGTCCTGTTGTCATCTACCCACCTTCTAATACTTCTTTTAAGCTCGTGCCACTCTCAGCAATTCCAGGATCGGTGGTAGCCGAAGTCTTTGCTGTGGATATAGACACTGGCATGAACGCTGAGCTGAAGTACACAATTGTAAGCGGCAATAACAAGGGTTTGTTTCGGATTGATCCAGTGACAGGTAATATCACTCTGGAAGAAAAACCAACTCCTAATGACGTGGGCCTGCATCGCTTAGTTGTCAACATAAGTGATTTGGGttatcccaaatccctgcataCTCTTGTGCTTGTGTTTTTATATGTAAATGATACTGCTGGAAATGCCTCTTACATTTATGACTTGATACGCAGGACTATGGAAACACCTTTGGATCGGAACATAGGGGACAGTAGCCAACCCTACCAAAATGAGGACTATCTCACAATCATGATCGCTATCGTGGCAGGTGCCATGGTTGTCATAGTGGTGATATTTGTCACGGTTCTTGTTCGCTGTCGACATGCATCCAGATTCAaagctgcccagaggagcaAGCAAGGTGCTGAGTGGATGTCTCCCAAtcaggaaaacaagcaaaacaagaaaaagaaaaggaagaaaaggaaatctcCAAAGAGCTCTCTTTTGAACTTTGTGACTATTGAGGAGTCCAAACCTGATGATGCAGTTCATGAACCTATCAACGGGACAATAAgccttccagcagagctggaggagcaaaGTATAGGAAGATTTGATTGGGGCACAGCACCACCATCAACCTTTAAGCCTAACAGTCCTGATCTTGCCAAGCATTACAAATCTGCCTCTCCGCAGTCTGCTTTTCATCTCAAACCTGACACTCCAGTTTCAGTGAAAAAGCACCATGTGATTCAGGAACTCCCGTTGGACAACACCTTTGTTGGTGGTTGTGACACCCTTTCCAAACGCTCTTCCACTAGTTCAGATCACTTCAGTGCCTCAGAGTGCAGTTCCCAAGGAGGCTTCAAGACAAAGGGCCCCTTACACACCAGACAG
- the PCDH9 gene encoding protocadherin-9 isoform X6: MDLRDFYLLAALIACLRLDSAIAQELIYTIREELPENVPIGNIPKDLNISHINAATGTSASLVYRLVSKAGDAPLVKVSSNTGEIFTTSNRIDREKLCAGASYAEENECFFELEVVILPNDFFRLIKIKIIVKDTNDNAPMFPSPVINISIPENTLINSRFPIPSATDPDTGFNGVQHYELLNGQSVFGLDIVETPEGEKWPQLIVQQNLDREQKDTYVMKIKVEDGGTPQKSSTAILQVTVSDVNDNRPVFKESQVEVHIPENAPVGTSVIQLHATDADIGSNAEIRYIFGAQVAPATKRFFALNNTTGLITVQRSLDREETAIHKVTVLASDGSSTPARATVTINVTDVNDNPPNIDLRYIISPINGTVYLSEKDPINTKIALITVSDKDTDVNGKVICFIEREVPFHLKAVYDNQYLLETSSLLDYEGTKEFSFKIVASDSGKPSLNQTALVRVKLEDENDNPPIFSQPVIELSVSENNRRGLYLTTISATDEDSGKNADIVYQLGPNASFFDLDRKTGVLTASRVFDREEQERFIFTVTARDNGTPPLQSQAAVIVTVLDENDNSPKFTHNHFQFFVSENLPKYSTVGVITVTDADAGENKAVTLSILNDNENFVLDPYSGVIKSNVSFDREQQSSYTFDVKAVDGGQPPRSSTAKVTINVMDVNDNSPVVIYPPSNTSFKLVPLSAIPGSVVAEVFAVDIDTGMNAELKYTIVSGNNKGLFRIDPVTGNITLEEKPTPNDVGLHRLVVNISDLGYPKSLHTLVLVFLYVNDTAGNASYIYDLIRRTMETPLDRNIGDSSQPYQNEDYLTIMIAIVAGAMVVIVVIFVTVLVRCRHASRFKAAQRSKQGAEWMSPNQENKQNKKKKRKKRKSPKSSLLNFVTIEESKPDDAVHEPINGTISLPAELEEQSIGRFDWGTAPPSTFKPNSPDLAKHYKSASPQSAFHLKPDTPVSVKKHHVIQELPLDNTFVGGCDTLSKRSSTSSDHFSASECSSQGGFKTKGPLHTRQPQDEFYDQASPDKRTEADGNSDPNSGTSFNGM; this comes from the coding sequence ATGGACCTGAGGGATTTTTACCTGTTGGCCGCTTTGATTGCCTGTTTAAGACTGGATTCTGCTATAGCTCAAGAACTTATTTACACTATTAGAGAGGAGCTGCCTGAAAATGTGCCCATAGGGAACATACCAAAGGACCTGAACATTTCTCATATCAATGCTGCCACAGGGACCAGTGCCAGCCTTGTCTACAGACTGGTGTCTAAAGCAGGGGACGCGCCTCTGGTCAAAGTGTCCAGTAACACGGGGGAAATCTTTACAACATCTAACAGAATAGACAGAGAAAAACTATGTGCTGGAGCTTCCTATGCAGAAGAAAACGAGTGTTTCTTTGAACTTGAAGTGGTGATTCTCCCCAATGACTTTTTTAGGctgatcaaaataaaaatcattgtAAAGGATACTAATGACAATGCACCTATGTTTCCATCCCCTGTCATCAATATCTCCATCCCAGAAAACACTCTGATCAACAGTCGCTTTCCAATCCCATCAGCAACAGATCCTGACACAGGTTTCAATGGTGTGCAGCACTATGAGTTGTTAAATGGGCAGAGTGTCTTTGGACTGGATATTGTAGAAACTCCAGAAGGGGAGAAATGGCCTCAGCTGATTGTGCAGCAGAACTTGGACAGAGAGCAAAAGGACACCTACGTGATGAAAATCAAAGTGGAGGATGGAGGTACCCCCCAGAAATCCAGCACAGCTATCCTGCAAGTCACAGTAAGTGATGTCAATGATAACAGGCCAGTCTTTAAAGAGAGTCAAGTAGAGGTCCATATACCAGAGAATGCCCCTGTAGGCACCTCTGTAATTCAGCTTCATGCTACAGATGCTGATATAGGAAGCAATGCAGAAATCAGATATATTTTTGGTGCCCAAGTCGCCCCTGCAACCAAaagattttttgctttaaacaaCACCACAGGGCTGATTACAGTTCAGAGGTCCTTAGATCGAGAAGAGACTGCTATTCACAAAGTGACAGTGCTGGCTAGTGATGGTAGCTCTACACCAGCCCGGGCAACTGTGACCATCAATGTCACTGATGTAAATGATAACCCTCCTAACATAGACCTCAGGTACATAATAAGTCCCATCAATGGCACAGTGTACTTATCTGAGAAAGATCCCATCAATACAAAGATTGCCCTAATTACGGTTTCAGATAAGGACACTGATGTGAATGGCAAAGTGATCTGTTTCATTGAGAGAGAGGTCCCCTTCCACTTGAAAGCAGTTTACGACAACCAGTATTTGTTAGAGACCTCTTCCTTGTTGGACTATGAGGGCACCAAAGAATTCAGCTTTAAAATTGTGGCTTCTGATTCTGGCAAGCCGAGCTTGAACCAGACTGCCCTGGTAAGAGTTAAGCTGGAGGATGAAAATGACAACCCTCCGATTTTCAGCCAGCCTGTAATTGAGCTGTCAGTTTCTGAAAACAACCGGCGTGGTCTATACTTAACAACTATTAGTGCCACAGATGAAGACAGTGGGAAAAATGCAGACATTGTTTATCAGCTTGGTCCTAATGCCTCCTTTTTCGATCTGGATCGAAAGACGGGAGTTTTGACAGCCTCCAGAGTTTTTgacagagaagagcaggaacGTTTCATATTCACTGTTACAGCCCGAGATAACGGCACCCCTCCTTTGCAGAGTCAGGCGGCTGTAATTGTTACTGTGTTGGACGAAAATGACAACAGTCCCAAATTTACTCATAATCATTTCCAGTTTTTCGTATCAGAGAACTTACCAAAGTATAGCACGGTGGGGGTGATCACAGTGACTGATGCAGATGctggggaaaataaagcagtgaCCCTTTCCATCCTGAATGACAATGAAAACTTTGTGCTGGATCCGTACTCTGGAGTTATAAAGTCCAACGTTTCTTTTGATCGAGAACAGCAGAGCTCTTACACCTTTGATGTTAAGGCAGTGGATGGAGGGCAACCTCCTCGCTCTTCTACAGCAAAAGTAACAATAAACGTGATGGATGTTAATGATAACAGTCCTGTTGTCATCTACCCACCTTCTAATACTTCTTTTAAGCTCGTGCCACTCTCAGCAATTCCAGGATCGGTGGTAGCCGAAGTCTTTGCTGTGGATATAGACACTGGCATGAACGCTGAGCTGAAGTACACAATTGTAAGCGGCAATAACAAGGGTTTGTTTCGGATTGATCCAGTGACAGGTAATATCACTCTGGAAGAAAAACCAACTCCTAATGACGTGGGCCTGCATCGCTTAGTTGTCAACATAAGTGATTTGGGttatcccaaatccctgcataCTCTTGTGCTTGTGTTTTTATATGTAAATGATACTGCTGGAAATGCCTCTTACATTTATGACTTGATACGCAGGACTATGGAAACACCTTTGGATCGGAACATAGGGGACAGTAGCCAACCCTACCAAAATGAGGACTATCTCACAATCATGATCGCTATCGTGGCAGGTGCCATGGTTGTCATAGTGGTGATATTTGTCACGGTTCTTGTTCGCTGTCGACATGCATCCAGATTCAaagctgcccagaggagcaAGCAAGGTGCTGAGTGGATGTCTCCCAAtcaggaaaacaagcaaaacaagaaaaagaaaaggaagaaaaggaaatctcCAAAGAGCTCTCTTTTGAACTTTGTGACTATTGAGGAGTCCAAACCTGATGATGCAGTTCATGAACCTATCAACGGGACAATAAgccttccagcagagctggaggagcaaaGTATAGGAAGATTTGATTGGGGCACAGCACCACCATCAACCTTTAAGCCTAACAGTCCTGATCTTGCCAAGCATTACAAATCTGCCTCTCCGCAGTCTGCTTTTCATCTCAAACCTGACACTCCAGTTTCAGTGAAAAAGCACCATGTGATTCAGGAACTCCCGTTGGACAACACCTTTGTTGGTGGTTGTGACACCCTTTCCAAACGCTCTTCCACTAGTTCAGATCACTTCAGTGCCTCAGAGTGCAGTTCCCAAGGAGGCTTCAAGACAAAGGGCCCCTTACACACCAGACAG